The Ornithodoros turicata isolate Travis chromosome 7, ASM3712646v1, whole genome shotgun sequence genome includes a region encoding these proteins:
- the LOC135400622 gene encoding uncharacterized protein K02A2.6-like: MQDVLRYIRGEWPSKAALRVNAVPFFKVRTELSEVDGLLLRGDRIVVPPALVSRVIGLAHEAHPGIVRTKQRLRQLYWWPAMDSNVESAIRGCDICQTADKSAKTAPAPLTPVKLPEGPWEKVSMDVVGPFEKAPQNCRYMITLIDYQSRWPELFFSNTVTTATVIGFLRQIFSREGYPVEILTDNGCQFISHEFRAFLQERGIRHIRSSVYHPQGNGMIERFNKVLKSFVQVAQLENRPIKEAVLEYIGCIVLHLTRPRD, encoded by the coding sequence ATGCAGGACGTTCTGCGCTACATACGAGGAGAATGGCCTTCGAAAGCGGCTCTTCGAGTCAACGCTGTGCCGTTCTTTAAGGTTCGCACGGAGCTGTCAGAAGTTGATGGACTACTGCTGCGCGGGGATAGGATTGTTGTGCCACCTGCGTTAGTGTCAAGGGTAATTGGCCTGGCGCATGAGGCACATCCGGGCATAGTGCGTACAAAGCAGCGCTTGCGTCAACTGTACTGGTGGCCTGCGATGGACAGCAACGTTGAATCTGCTATCCGGGGCTGCGACATATGCCAAACAGCGGACAAGTCCGCGAAGACGGCACCTGCTCCACTCACTCCTGTGAAACTTCCAGAGGGACCttgggaaaaagtcagcatggACGTTGTTGGTCCTTTTGAAAAGGCCCCACAGAACTGCCGGTACATGATCACCTTGATAGACTACCAAAGTCGGTGGCCCGAACTGTTCTTTTCGAATACAGTCACAACTGCAACTGTTATCGGGTTTCTGCGCCAAATCTTCAGCAGGGAAGGCTACCCCGTTGAAATTCTGACTGATAACGGCTGCCAATTCATTTCCCACGAGTTTCGTGCTTTTCTCCAAGAACGAGGAATTCGCCACATACGCTCCTCAGTCTACCATCCACAAGGAAATGGCATGATCGAGAGGTTCAACAAGGTACTAAAAAGTTTCGTCCAAGTGGCGCAGTTAGAGAACCGTCCAATCAAAGAGGCCGTACTGGAATACATCGGGTGTATCGTGCTACACCTCACTCGTCCACGGGACTAG
- the LOC135400623 gene encoding uncharacterized protein K02A2.6-like, with product MLLHALGTEGQRIFYTLSVPAVPSEQSSGDSTTATVNVYKEALATLEKRYAENYNVMVERRKFRQRSQLPDESIAEYVTALRGLAITCNYGTMLDETLRDQLVDKALLPQVRERLLLEGSTLTLERATQIASHVEQSRKETQRILQENTAAVEKVFKKPFKRSAGKPATPKPQAQGKNATTCFRCGSPYHLANSQECKARYKECFKCKKIGHFGAVCRGAKKQQRGATREVVTEGAHHEDYPSRTEPAILLEVQSSAAKAIHITAEADGKDVTFLIDTGSSVSIISSVVYQSTYAKKFTLQPASRTSRLFEERDPSARCLETADTTGASERIAKCESANLFSPELGLAKGYEHKVKVRTDVQPTTTKLRRLPLQIRDDVSKELKKLLDMDVIEAIDASPWVSPLVVAKKKDGRIRLCVDLRAPNKAVVPDCYPLPNMEELLNKLSGAKIFSKLDLTAAYHQLLLAEESRDLTAFITHEGLFRYKRLCFGLASAPSAFQKLLANVLKGCTGALHYLEDIIIFGKNEEEHEQDLRSILQRISDAGLRLNHNIGRKMFPLETNVKAILEAPAPSDLRTLRSFLGMSGHYAKFIKNYADVVEPLRELLRGADAFHWNPQAQESFEKVKRLISTCSALSMFEPALPVPSLQTPPLMGLVLFCVSGMAPSSARCPSHPGR from the exons ATGCTCCTTCATGCTCTTGGGACGGAAGGACAAAGAATTTTCTACACGTTGTCAGTTCCTGCCGTACCGTCGGAACAAAGCAGCGGAGACTCCACCACAGCCACAGTAAATGTGTATAAAGAAGCTTTGGCAACACTTGAAAAGCGGTATGCCGAGAATTATAACGTTATGGTGGAGCGCAGGAAATTCCGTCAGCGTTCTCAGCTGCCGGACGAAAGTATCGCGGAATACGTGACTGCTCTTCGAGGTCTCGCCATTACCTGCAATTACGGGACCATGCTTGACGAAACGCTACGGGACCAACTTGTGGACAAGGCCCTCCTGCCCCAAGTACGCGAGCGACTTCTACTGGAAGGATCAACACTTACTTTGGAAAGGGCTACACAGATCGCGAGTCATGTTGAGCAGAGCCGCAAGGAAACCCAGCGGATCTTGCAGGAGAACACAGCTGCGGTTGAAAAAGTGTTCAAGAAGCCGTTCAAGAGATCGGCTGGCAAGCCCGCAACTCCCAAGCCCCAAGCTCAAGGGAAGAATGCAACTACTTGCTTTCGTTGTGGTTCACCGTACCATCTGGCCAACTCGCAGGAATGCAAAGCCAGGTACAAAGAATGTTTTAAGTGCAAGAAAATTGGGCATTTCGGAGCCGTATGCCGAGGTGCAAAAAAGCAGCAACGCGGTGCCACTCGCGAAGTCGTAACTGAAGGCGCACATCACGAGGATTACCCGTCCAGGACAGAACCTGCAATACTATTGGAAGTACAATCATCTGCGGCGAAGGCTATCCACATTACAGCAGAAGCCGATGGAAAGGACGTCACGTTTTTAATAGACACGGGCTCGTCAGTTTCCATAATTTCGTCGGTTGTCTATCAGTCCACATACGCCAAGAAGTTCACCCTGCAGCCTGCGTCACGAACTTCACGACTATTCGAGGAAAGAGATCCCAGTGCGAGG TGCCTGGAGACAGCAGATACAACCGGTGCCAGCGAGCGAATAGCAAAGTGCGAGTCTGCGAACCTGTTTTCACCGGAGCTGGGCCTAGCCAAAGGCTACGAGCACAAAGTCAAAGTACGGACAGACGTGCAGCCTACAACTACTAAGCTCCGAAGGCTACCCCTACAGATACGTGACGATGTGTCTAAAGAACTAAAGAAACTGCTGGATATGGACGTCATTGAGGCTATTGATGCATCGCCGTGGGTATCGCCACTTGTCGTGGCCAAGAAAAAGGATGGTCGGATCAGGCTATGCGTAGATCTGCGGGCGCCAAACAAAGCTGTCGTGCCAGATTGCTACCCATTGCCGAATATGGAAGAGCTGCTGAACAAGTTATCCGGTGCAAAGATATTTTCCAAGTTGGACTTAACAGCAGCATACCACCAGCTCTTACTGGCCGAAGAGAGCAGAGATCTCACTGCGTTTATAACGCACGAAGGGCTATTCCGGTACAAGAGATTGTGCTTCGGGCTGGCCTCCGCGCCATCTGCATTTCAGAAGCTTTTGGCTAATGTGCTGAAAGGATGTACAGGGGCGTTACACTATCTGGAGGATATCATCATATTTGGGAAGAATGAAGAAGAGCATGAACAGGATCTGCGTTCAATTTTGCAACGGATCTCTGATGCAGGGTTACGGTTAAATCACAA TATAGGAAGGAAAATGTTTCCACTCGAGACCAACGTCAAAGCTATTTTAGAAGCCCCAGCACCATCAGATTTACGTACACTGAGGTCATTTCTGGGAATGAGTGGCCACTACGCCAAATTCATAAAGAATTATGCAGATGTGGTGGAACCTCTGCGTGAACTGCTGCGAGGCGCAGACGCTTTCCACTGGAATCCACAAGCTCAAGAAAGTTTTGAGAAGGTTAAAAGACTCATCTCCACATGTTCAGCCCTCAGCATGTTCGAGCCAGCATTACCTGTGCCGTCACTACAGACGCCTCCGCTTATGGGCTTGGTGCTGTTTTGCGTCAGCGGGATGGCACCATCTTCCGCACGGTGTCCTTCGCATCCCGGGCGTTAA